A section of the Vicinamibacteria bacterium genome encodes:
- a CDS encoding amidohydrolase family protein, with protein sequence MRQLTSLFLGLILMAAVAAAEPTTLIRCGRLIDGQADQATASIDIQVVGDRITAVGKGLAAPADARTVDLSNATCLPGFIDLHAHILLNPGDVLADSLRKSSARKALEGLRNALVRLQNGFTTLRDPGDLDLYYSTVEIRDAIARGDFQGPRLFVAPHMISPTGGHGDFNDLAPDLALQVPNVVVDGAEAMRKAIREEVKHGADWIKLAASGGVMSAGDDPRGQAFTDEEFRAATDEAHRLGRKVTVHAIGAGSIKAALRAGVDCIEHGALIDDEGIGLMKERGVPLVPTVYVLDYIIEEGEKRGIPADRIAKAKALQAERDRCLRAAFAAGLTVAFGSDTIYPHPHANREFARMVRLGLSPMAAIRSATTRAARVLGIEKDVGTLETGKRADVVAVGRDPLADVSALENVLFVMKDGRVVRPTEGGRR encoded by the coding sequence ATGAGACAACTCACGAGCCTCTTCCTGGGCTTGATCTTGATGGCCGCCGTGGCGGCCGCCGAACCGACGACCTTGATTCGATGCGGGAGGCTGATCGACGGCCAGGCGGACCAGGCGACGGCGAGCATCGACATCCAGGTCGTGGGCGATCGGATCACGGCGGTCGGGAAGGGCCTGGCCGCACCGGCCGACGCCCGCACCGTCGACCTCTCGAACGCGACCTGCCTGCCCGGGTTCATCGATCTGCATGCCCACATCCTGCTCAACCCCGGAGACGTCCTGGCCGACTCGCTGCGGAAATCGAGCGCGCGCAAGGCGCTCGAGGGCCTGCGCAACGCCTTGGTCCGGCTCCAGAACGGCTTCACCACCCTGCGCGACCCGGGTGACCTGGACCTGTACTACTCCACGGTCGAGATCCGAGACGCGATTGCGCGCGGCGATTTTCAGGGGCCCCGCCTCTTCGTCGCCCCCCACATGATCTCCCCCACCGGCGGTCACGGTGACTTCAACGACCTGGCCCCAGACCTCGCCCTCCAGGTCCCCAACGTCGTCGTGGACGGTGCCGAGGCCATGCGCAAGGCGATCCGCGAGGAGGTCAAGCACGGGGCGGACTGGATCAAGTTGGCGGCCAGCGGTGGCGTCATGTCGGCAGGGGACGACCCGCGGGGCCAGGCCTTCACGGACGAGGAGTTCCGGGCGGCAACGGACGAGGCCCACCGGCTCGGCCGGAAGGTGACGGTCCACGCGATCGGCGCCGGTAGCATCAAGGCCGCGCTGCGCGCTGGCGTGGACTGCATCGAGCACGGGGCGTTGATCGACGACGAGGGAATTGGGCTCATGAAGGAGCGTGGCGTGCCTCTGGTGCCTACGGTCTACGTGCTTGACTACATCATCGAGGAGGGGGAGAAACGCGGCATCCCCGCCGATCGCATCGCGAAGGCGAAGGCGCTCCAGGCCGAACGCGATCGCTGTCTTCGCGCGGCTTTCGCAGCCGGGTTGACCGTCGCCTTTGGCTCCGACACCATCTACCCCCACCCGCACGCCAACCGCGAGTTCGCGCGGATGGTGCGCCTCGGCCTGTCCCCCATGGCCGCCATCCGGTCAGCCACGACGCGCGCGGCCCGCGTTCTCGGGATCGAGAAGGACGTGGGAACCCTCGAGACCGGAAAGCGGGCGGACGTCGTGGCCGTTGGCCGCGACCCCCTCGCCGACGTGAGCGCCCTCGAGAATGTCCTCTTCGTCATGAAAGACGGCCGGGTGGTCAGGCCCACCGAGGGAGGTCGGCGCTGA